AGCCAAGGTGTATTTCGCTAAATTTATTTCAGCAAGCTGAAAATCGAATTTTCATTATTTACCCCTCTGCCTTCGGCATCTCCCCTCAAACAGGGGAGAAATTTCGGAAAACCCCGACGCAAGCGTCGAGGAATTCTATCGATTAAACAAATTGAAAAATGCCGACAGAAATAAATCCGTCGGCACCCCTCCCCTAACATGATCAATTCAGATCATTATGATCAGCAATCGAAAATTAATTGATTGCATCCCATTCATTTTTGCTGGCTGGCGGAATAATCTCCCCCGAAATTATCTTACCTTCCAGAGTTTTCACTTCATTCAGAATTTCCTGCGGAACAAGTTTATCGGTAGTCGGCGCAATGCCCACTCCACCTTCTTTTAATCCGTAAATCACATTACTTCCACCCGGAAACTCATCACTCACGAGCAACTTTGTAAGATTATACATTGCGTTGTCAACTCTTTTCATGGCACTGGTTAATACATTATCTGGAGCCAGGTGGTTTTGATCTCTATCCACACCGATAGCAAATTTATTCTGTTCTTTTGCTGATTCTATAACACCGTCACCTACTGCTCCGGCTGCATGAAAAATAATGTCTGCACCATTTTTATACATCTGATTGGCGATCGCTTTTCCTTTGGCAGCATCGGTAAATGAATCGGCATATTGCACCAGAATTTCACAGTTTGGATCAGCTCTCTTTACTCCAGCTAAAAAACCATAATGAAATTTATGGATAACTGGAAAATCCATGCCACCAACAAAACCAACTTTTCCGGTTTTACTCATTTTGCCTGCAATATAACCAACCAGATAGGAAGGTTCCTGTTCTTTGAAATTTACTCCAACTAAATTTTCTGAAGGACTATCGAACCAGCAATCTATTCCGGCATATTTCTGTTCAGGATTCAGTTTAGACAATTCAACCATCAAATCTTTCATCTTGAAGCCGATACCTGCAATCAGATCATTTCCGGCATCCAGAAGTGTTTCCATATTTGGTTTATAATCTGCATCCTGATTGGATTCCAGATAGCTGGCTTTAATCCCGAAATCTTTTTCAGCACGTTGCAAACCTTCCCAGGCACTCTGGTTGAAAGACTGATCATTGACTCCACCAACATCGGTACACATTGCAATTTTGATCTGATCAGTTTTTTCTGATTTTGTGCAGCTAAAAATTAATATCATCAGTACAACTAACAATATTATTACAAATTTATTCATAATATCTCCTTTACACTTATCTGATTTCTTTTTATTCAACCACATTTTACATTGCGGATGGGAAATTGCTATTTTTTAATCTCTTAGCATTTTTTCAAACCCTCAGTCCTCCTGCGTCGGACAGCTCCCTTCACTGGGAGCAAAAGCGGAATTCATTTTTTTTCATTTCCTTATTGTTCCCCTGTTAAGGGGAAATGTCCAGTACGCTGGACAAAGGGGTTGTACATTTCATCTCCTTTTGTATGGAATTCCATCTGCTGCAGGACAGCGTGATCTTCCTACAAATCCTATTAAAATCACCAACGTTAACAAATATGGGATCATACTGAGAATTTGGGAAGAAATATTTAAATCGAATTGTCCCAGATAAATTGCCAGACCTTGAGAAAATCCGAATAGAAGACAAGCCAGCATTGCTCCCTGCGGTTTCCATTTTCCAAAGATCATTGCAGCCAGAGCTATAAAACCATGACCGGAAATAAGAGTCGGGCGAAAGTTGGAAACGATCGCCAAACTCATTGCTGCTCCACCAAATCCTGAAAAAACTCCTGAAAATATTACAGAGAAATAACGAACCTTATAGACGTTAATTCCCAAAGTTTCTGCCGCTCTGGGATGTTCTCCCACGCTTTTAATTCGTAAACCGAGTTTTGTTTTATTCAAAATGAACCAAAGCAGAAAAACCAGGATAAAAGCTAAAAAAACTGTTGCGTAACGATTTCCCAGAAAATAGTAAAAGAAAGAATCTGAAGAAAAAACCGAATTTAATGGACGCGGCATTTTATTGTTCAAATCGATGGAAAGTGTTGTAGTTGCTCCATCAAAGAAAATCCGGCTCAGGAAGATCGCCAAGCCCGGTCCCAGAAAATTTATGGCAATTCCCGATACGATTTGATTTGCTTGAAACGAAACACAGGCGATAGCATGTAGAAGTCCTAAAAATCCACCAGCTAAACCTGCTGCCAGAAAAGCGATCCAGGGATTTCCCAGATAATATCCAACCGCTGCTGCTACAAACGCTCCCAGCACCATCATGCCTTCCAAACCGATATTGATAACGCCCGAATTTTCAGAGATCACACCTCCCAGAGCTGTAAAAATGAGCGGAGTGGAATACATCAAAGTCGTTCCCAGAATTACTGCCAGACTATCAAACATTCCGCTTTCCTTTCCTTCTGAAAAATTTCAATATCAGCTTTATCAGCTGCGGTATGGCTACAAAAAATACGATAACTCCAATTACGATATTCACGATCTCCGATGGTGCTCCCATCATCGGCTGGATCTTTTGACCGCCATATTTTAGACCGCCAAAAAGCAATCCCGAAAAAATACATCCGATCGGATTGCTATTTCCGATGAGAGCGACAGCAATACCATCAAATCCATAACCTTCCATCGTAGCCAGAAGTGAAACGTTATGAGAAACTCCCATTACCTGGACAGCACCTGCTAAACCGGAAATTGCACCGGCAATCGTCATGGAGATCACAGTGTTTTTCTTCACATCGATTCCGCCGTATTCTGCTGCTTTAGCATTGAACCCAACTGCTTTCAGACGATAGCCCAGAGTTGTATGTTTTAAAATATACCAGATGAGGATGGCAATTATTATTGCGATCAGAATTCCCCAATTGACTGGAGTTCTAAAAAGATCGTTCCAAAACGGATGAGCCTGCAGCCAATTTCTTCCAGCTTCAGTATGCTTCCAGTTATCCAGAATTCGAATGCTGGCAGTTGTTTGAATATTGTAAGAAACTTCACTGTATGGTTTTTGAAAGCCGGGAAGATAAACAAAAAAATTCAGAAGATAAAAGGCGATCCAGTTCAGCATAATAGTCGAGATCACCTCATTTACACCAAATTTAGCTTTGAAAAATCCTGCAATTCCACCCCAGAAACCTGCTGCAATCAGAGCCGATAACAAAACTAAAGTGATATGAAAAACTGCCGGTAAATGAATGAAATACCCTACTGCGACGGCCGTTAAAGAACCAATAATATACTGCCCTTCTGCTCCAATGTTGAAAAGTCCGGTACGAAAAGCAAAAGCAATGGAAAGTCCTGTTAAGATGAGCGGAGTGGAGCGGATAATGACATAACTGAGATATTTCGGTTTTCCAAAAATTCCCTGTAGAATAATTCCATAGGCACGGAATGGATTGTAACCTGCTGCCAGCAAAATGACGGCTCCGATCAATATTCCCAAAAATACAGAGATCAAAGTGAATAATAAGGATTTTTGCTCAAAGAGTGTCAGGAATTTCTTAAGCATTATTCACCTTGGAAAAACCTTTTCTTCCACCAGCCATTAACAGTCCTAAAGTTTCCATATCCACGTCTTCGGAAGCTAGAATTTTCACGATCCTGCCATCAAAAATTACAGCGATTCGATCGGCAATTGTCAGGATTTCATCCAGCTCCAGCGAAACTAGCAAAACTGCTTTTCCTTCATCTCGATGACGGATCAATCCTTTGTGAATATATTCAATTGCACCTACATCCAAGCCACGAGTTGGTTGCGCTGCGATCAAAAGATCAGGATCGTGACTGACTTCCCGGGCAACGATCACTTTCTGCTGATTTCCACCCGATAAAGTTTTTGTTTTCCTCTTTTCATCGGTCGGCCGAATATCGAATTTTTCGATCAATTCTTGGGAAAATATACCAATTTGTTCATGATTCAATTTACCATTTTTGGCAAAAGGTTCATCAGAATGTGTTTTTAAAATCATGTTTTCAGCAACTGTGAAATCCAAAATTAGACCTTGATTCTGCCTATCCTGTGGAATGTAGGAAATTTTGTTGTCGAATATTTTTTTTGGCGATAGATTGGTTATATCTTTTCCCTTCATCAGGATATGACCTGATATAACTTTGCGTATTCCGGTAAGTGCTTCCAGCAATTCTGTCTGTCCATTTCCGTCGATACCAGCCAAGCCCAGAATCTCACCTTGATGAATTTTCAGATCGATACCGTTGATTTTTTGAATTCCCCGATTGTCTTTCACTTTTAAATTTTGAACTTGTAAAATTACCTCGCCGGGATTTGCGGTTTTATGAGAAATTTGAAAATTTATATCTCTGCCAACCATTTTTGCTGCTAATTCAGCTTCTGTAACATCTTTCACGTCAACAACATCGATCAACTTACCTTTACGAATTATCGTGCAGCGATCTGCCATTTCTTTGATCTCTTTCAATTTATGACTGATCAAAATGATCGATTTTCCTTCTTTCTTTAAATTACGAAGAATCTTGCCCAATTCGGATATTTCCTGTGGTGTTAGCACTGCTGTTGGTTCGTCCAAAATCAAAATTTCCGCATCTCGATACAGAGCTTTCAAAATTTCTACACGCTGCTGCATTCCAACAGAAATTTCTTCAATTCTTGCTTCAGGATCGATCTTGAGACCATATTTATCGGAAAGCTCCTGAATCTCTCTGGCAGCTGATTTCAGGTCTAAAACACCCAGCTTTCCGGTTTTCTCTTTTCCCAGAATTATATTTTGTGTAACCGTGAAAGGTTGAACAAGCATGAAGTGTTGATGAACCATGCCAATTCCATTTTGAATTGCATCGCGTGGATTCTTGATTTTTACTTTTTTACCCTTCAAATATATTTCACCGGAATCAGCAGAAAGCAGTCCATAAAGAATATTCATCAGAGTTGATTTTCCAGCTCCGTTTTCGCCCAGAAGCGCATGAACTTCTCCTTTAAGAATTTTGAGATCGATATTCTCGTTTGCAATAATTTCACCAAATTTCTTGGTGATGTTGCGCATTTCTACAGCTGGAAATTCACTATTTTTCATAATAATCCTAAAATTCGATTACTGCTAATTTTTAATTGAACAAAATATGTCTTCTCTCCTTAAAATATTTTGCATTCAAATTTGAAAAACCGCCCGTTGTTTGTAAATGCTTTTACAAAGAAAATGAAAAAAGTTGACATTTTAGTCGCAATTGGGATTTTACAAATCATGAAAAAAATGAAGGTGTATTTTATTGGTTTTACCTGAGAAAGAAATTAATTCTTTCGGGTAAAGAAATGCATCAATTTTTCAATATTACATCCTTTCCCCGACCTTATTTTAATAAAAAATTTATTGGAGAAATTATATGAAAAACTTTTTTTCTACACGTTTAGGAATAATTATTGTAGGTGCTGTTATTGGCATCTTAGCTACACTTTTACAGAAATTTGGCAATCCTGCCAACATGGGAATCTGTGTAGCCTGTTTCGCTCGTGATACAGCTGGCGCTTTAGGTTTACACAACGTTACAAAACTTCATTACATTCGACCTGAATTGATCGGACTTATTTCAGGATCGCTTCTCATGGCTTTGATTTTCAAAGAATTCAAACCAAGAGGTGGATCATCTTCTATCGTGCGTTTTTTCCTGGGAGTTTTTGCTGTAATCGGTGCACTGGTATTTCTGGGCTGTCCCTGGCGAGCCAGTTTACGTCTGGCTGGTGGCGATTGGAATGCGATTATAGGTTTTGCCGGATTGATCTTGGGAATATTTATTGGAACTTTGTTCATAAAGAAAGGATACAATTTAGGAAGATCAAGATCGATAGACAAAAAACTTGCAGGTTGGGCATTTCCGGCTTTCATGATAATTTTGCTTATTCTGGTTTTGATCGGATTCAAGAAAATCTCCAATGGCAATCCTCCTCATGCGGCTTTATGGATCAGTCTTGTTTTTGCAATCATTATCGGTGCTCTGGCTCAAAGAAGCCGTTTCTGCACTGTCGGTGCATTTCGCGATATGATCATGATCAAAGAAACTTATCTTCTTTCAGGATTGGGAAGTTTCATTGTTACAGCTTTTATTATGAATTTGATTTTGGGACAATTCAATCCTGGATTTTCCGGGCAACCAGCAGCTCATACCATGCATTTATGGAATTTTCTGGGAATGGTTTTAGCAGGATTGGCTTTTACTCTAGCCGGTGGATGTCCGGGACGTCAGCTCATAATGGCTGGTGAAGGTGATAACGATGCCGCTGTGTTCTTTTTGGGATTGTTAGTTGGTGCAGGATTAGCACATAATTTCGGACTTACCAGCAGTGGTAAAGGAATTGGTGAATTTGGTGCAGCAGGAACGATTATCGGAATTATTTTCTGCTTAATTATCGGTTTTACCATGATCCAAAAACGTAAATAGGAGATTTAAAATGATACATGTTGATACATGCGGACTTTCCTGCCCCCAACCGGTCGTTCTGGTTTTACAGGAAATCAAAAAAGGCAGTACAGAATTTGAAATTTTACTGGATAGTCAGGCATCATTGGAAAATGTTGCCAGACTACTGAATAAACATGAATTGAATTTTGAAAAAATCGAAAAGGAAGATCATACAGTTTATCATGTCAGGTAATTTTTCAAAAAGCGGTGTTATCTATTTTGATAACGCCGCAACTTCTTTTCCAAAACCGAAGGAAGTTGGAGAAGCAATCTTAGACTACCTTCAAAATATTGGTGCAAATCCCGGTAGATCAGGTCATAGAAAAGCTGTGGAAGCTGGACAGATCGTTTTTAGAACAAGAAAACTTTTAGCTGATTTCTTTGGTTTGGCAAATCCTATGTATGTTATTTTTACTTCCAATGCAACCGAAGCTTTAAATACAGCAATTCGAGGAATTTTAAGGAATGGTGATCATGTAATTACCAGCAGCATGGAGCACAACAGCACGATCCGTCCTTTACATCAAATGAAAAAATTTGGTCAGATCGAACTGACAATTGTTCCTTCAGAATATCTGGGAATGCTTGATCCTGATGATATCAAGAAAGCGATCAGAAAAGAAACGAAAGCAATCGTGATCAATCACGTTTCCAACGTGAATGGGTGCGTTCAAAATATCAATGAAATTGGAGATATCTGTAAGAAGAACGATATTATTTTTATCGTTGATGCTGCTCAATCTGCAGGAGTTATTCCAATCGATTTCAAAAAAGATAATATCGATCTGCTGGCAATTCCCGGTCATAAAGGTTTGTACGGTCCTACAGGAACCGGAGCACTTTTGATAAATGATGATTTTGAAATTGCCAAGATAAAACCCTTGAAATGCGGTGGAACTGGAAGTCTTTCCGACAGCATCGAACAACCCGATTTTCTTCCTGATATGCTGGAAAGCGGCACTTTGAATGTAGCTGGAATTGCCGGATTGAAGGCGGGAATTGAACATATTCAGCAGTTTGGGTTAGAAAAAATTCAAGAACATAAAAAACAGTTACAGGATCATTTCATACATAAGGCTGCCGAAAATATTCCAGATTTTAAGCATTTTACAAATCCTGATTCACCAGCGGTTGGAGTGATTTCATTTATTTTAAAAGGAAAATCTGTTTCAGAAATTGCTCAAATCCTTTCCGAAAAATATCGCATCATGTGTCGTCAAGGACTGCATTGCGCACCTCTGGCACATCAAACTTTAGGAACTTATCCGCAGGGAACTATTCGGTTTGGATTTTCAATTTTCAACACAATTGAAGAAATTGATTTTGCTGTAAATGCTTTAAGAGAAATCGCAAATGAATAAATCTGTAATTCTTTTTCATTCTACCAATTACGCCATCTGGGCAGAGAATGAATTGAAAGAAAAAAATCTATTTTCCAAGCTGATCAGTGTGCCACGTCATCTAAGTTCAGATTGTGGTTATTGTGTAGAAATCGAAGCTTCTGATAAAGAAATGGTTGAAAAGATTCTAAATACAAAAAATATTGATTTTGAAAAAATAGTGGATTTATAGAAAGAACATTTATTTGATAGCGGATCTTTGGAAAGGACATTTATAGGATTCAGGGGATGAATACAAAAACCCCCTCTGTTCTGCGTTAGTGCAATAGCAAAATTAGCAGAACATCTCCCCCTTATCTTCCTCTTTGCACATCGGAGCGATAAATCTAAGGGGGGAGAAAATTAGGAAAAAGGAAATATTTTTAAATGAAAAATATGAAGAAAATGACAAAGCATGTTCGTGCGGCTGGTTGAGCCGGAAAAGTGAGTCCGGCGGACTTGGAAAAAATAATGCATGGTTTGAATTATCCTCAATCCAAAAATACTCTGGTCGATTTTGAAAGCAGCGATGATGCTGGTGTTTACAAGATTTCGGATGATATTGCAATTGTTCAAACCGTAGATTTCATCACTCCTGTTGTCGATGATCCATTCATGTATGGTAAAATTGCTGCAGCAAATAGTCTTAGTGATGTTTTCGCGATGGGTGCGAAAGTTCATACTGCTCTTAACCTGGTTGCATACGATAGC
This genomic stretch from Candidatus Cloacimonadota bacterium harbors:
- a CDS encoding BMP family ABC transporter substrate-binding protein: MNKFVIILLVVLMILIFSCTKSEKTDQIKIAMCTDVGGVNDQSFNQSAWEGLQRAEKDFGIKASYLESNQDADYKPNMETLLDAGNDLIAGIGFKMKDLMVELSKLNPEQKYAGIDCWFDSPSENLVGVNFKEQEPSYLVGYIAGKMSKTGKVGFVGGMDFPVIHKFHYGFLAGVKRADPNCEILVQYADSFTDAAKGKAIANQMYKNGADIIFHAAGAVGDGVIESAKEQNKFAIGVDRDQNHLAPDNVLTSAMKRVDNAMYNLTKLLVSDEFPGGSNVIYGLKEGGVGIAPTTDKLVPQEILNEVKTLEGKIISGEIIPPASKNEWDAIN
- a CDS encoding ABC transporter permease produces the protein MFDSLAVILGTTLMYSTPLIFTALGGVISENSGVINIGLEGMMVLGAFVAAAVGYYLGNPWIAFLAAGLAGGFLGLLHAIACVSFQANQIVSGIAINFLGPGLAIFLSRIFFDGATTTLSIDLNNKMPRPLNSVFSSDSFFYYFLGNRYATVFLAFILVFLLWFILNKTKLGLRIKSVGEHPRAAETLGINVYKVRYFSVIFSGVFSGFGGAAMSLAIVSNFRPTLISGHGFIALAAMIFGKWKPQGAMLACLLFGFSQGLAIYLGQFDLNISSQILSMIPYLLTLVILIGFVGRSRCPAADGIPYKRR
- a CDS encoding ABC transporter permease; translation: MLKKFLTLFEQKSLLFTLISVFLGILIGAVILLAAGYNPFRAYGIILQGIFGKPKYLSYVIIRSTPLILTGLSIAFAFRTGLFNIGAEGQYIIGSLTAVAVGYFIHLPAVFHITLVLLSALIAAGFWGGIAGFFKAKFGVNEVISTIMLNWIAFYLLNFFVYLPGFQKPYSEVSYNIQTTASIRILDNWKHTEAGRNWLQAHPFWNDLFRTPVNWGILIAIIIAILIWYILKHTTLGYRLKAVGFNAKAAEYGGIDVKKNTVISMTIAGAISGLAGAVQVMGVSHNVSLLATMEGYGFDGIAVALIGNSNPIGCIFSGLLFGGLKYGGQKIQPMMGAPSEIVNIVIGVIVFFVAIPQLIKLILKFFRRKGKRNV
- a CDS encoding ABC transporter ATP-binding protein — protein: MKNSEFPAVEMRNITKKFGEIIANENIDLKILKGEVHALLGENGAGKSTLMNILYGLLSADSGEIYLKGKKVKIKNPRDAIQNGIGMVHQHFMLVQPFTVTQNIILGKEKTGKLGVLDLKSAAREIQELSDKYGLKIDPEARIEEISVGMQQRVEILKALYRDAEILILDEPTAVLTPQEISELGKILRNLKKEGKSIILISHKLKEIKEMADRCTIIRKGKLIDVVDVKDVTEAELAAKMVGRDINFQISHKTANPGEVILQVQNLKVKDNRGIQKINGIDLKIHQGEILGLAGIDGNGQTELLEALTGIRKVISGHILMKGKDITNLSPKKIFDNKISYIPQDRQNQGLILDFTVAENMILKTHSDEPFAKNGKLNHEQIGIFSQELIEKFDIRPTDEKRKTKTLSGGNQQKVIVAREVSHDPDLLIAAQPTRGLDVGAIEYIHKGLIRHRDEGKAVLLVSLELDEILTIADRIAVIFDGRIVKILASEDVDMETLGLLMAGGRKGFSKVNNA
- a CDS encoding YedE-related selenium metabolism membrane protein; the protein is MKNFFSTRLGIIIVGAVIGILATLLQKFGNPANMGICVACFARDTAGALGLHNVTKLHYIRPELIGLISGSLLMALIFKEFKPRGGSSSIVRFFLGVFAVIGALVFLGCPWRASLRLAGGDWNAIIGFAGLILGIFIGTLFIKKGYNLGRSRSIDKKLAGWAFPAFMIILLILVLIGFKKISNGNPPHAALWISLVFAIIIGALAQRSRFCTVGAFRDMIMIKETYLLSGLGSFIVTAFIMNLILGQFNPGFSGQPAAHTMHLWNFLGMVLAGLAFTLAGGCPGRQLIMAGEGDNDAAVFFLGLLVGAGLAHNFGLTSSGKGIGEFGAAGTIIGIIFCLIIGFTMIQKRK
- a CDS encoding sulfurtransferase TusA family protein, giving the protein MIHVDTCGLSCPQPVVLVLQEIKKGSTEFEILLDSQASLENVARLLNKHELNFEKIEKEDHTVYHVR
- a CDS encoding aminotransferase class V-fold PLP-dependent enzyme; this encodes MSGNFSKSGVIYFDNAATSFPKPKEVGEAILDYLQNIGANPGRSGHRKAVEAGQIVFRTRKLLADFFGLANPMYVIFTSNATEALNTAIRGILRNGDHVITSSMEHNSTIRPLHQMKKFGQIELTIVPSEYLGMLDPDDIKKAIRKETKAIVINHVSNVNGCVQNINEIGDICKKNDIIFIVDAAQSAGVIPIDFKKDNIDLLAIPGHKGLYGPTGTGALLINDDFEIAKIKPLKCGGTGSLSDSIEQPDFLPDMLESGTLNVAGIAGLKAGIEHIQQFGLEKIQEHKKQLQDHFIHKAAENIPDFKHFTNPDSPAVGVISFILKGKSVSEIAQILSEKYRIMCRQGLHCAPLAHQTLGTYPQGTIRFGFSIFNTIEEIDFAVNALREIANE
- a CDS encoding DUF3343 domain-containing protein — translated: MNKSVILFHSTNYAIWAENELKEKNLFSKLISVPRHLSSDCGYCVEIEASDKEMVEKILNTKNIDFEKIVDL